The genomic stretch CAGCAGGTTTGAAGAGCAGGTCTGTGGTGAACCTTGCTGTTGGGAGCCCCATCAGCCCCACACATTGGTGCAGACCCTGCCAGGGTCCTTACTTACTGGGCGGCCTTCTGGTCCCCGGTGGCCCTTCGCTCCTTTGATGCCCATGGGGCCAGGGTTTGGGTTCTGGAATGAAAACAAGACCAAAATCCACCAATCTGTGTGTGTCAGTGCTGCACCTTCCCCTCCACAGGTCTGCTGAACCCTTAATACATTATCTGAGGCTGCTGTATCCAACCAGAAGAGACAGGGTTTCAGCTTCATACACATTACTCACATCATTGCCAGGGtctccagcttctccttcaTCACCTTTAGGACCGACATAGCCTTTTGTTCCCTGAAAAACAGCACAGACAAGACTCTTGCATGGAGAGCTATTGTTACAGCATGGCAAGTTTGGTGCTGCTTGCAGTGACCTTGTGAGAAATGGCTTGGGAAAGGGATGGAGAGCAAAGTATAAGCTCCCTAGGTCCAAACTGCAATGCTATTGAGGGAAAGAGCTTCTTAGATGTCTTTTAGTGTTATAGCATCATCCCTGGGTGATGCTATCAGCCCCAAACTCTGGCTCCATTGAAAGCACTCATCCCAAGCTTCTGCCCTTAGGTGTTCACCTGGGCAGAATACTTCCATCAGAAGCATCCACTGCAGGGGGAGGtgggcagaaggaaaagagggtTTTGGATGTGAAGGATGCTTCAGGGAGCCCATATCACCATTCAGAAAAGGGAGAGGCTGTAAGGAGCCAAAGAAGTTTCTGTTGGGTTTATGGGGAAGCAGCACACTTACATTGATGCCAGGGTCACCTCTGTCTCCTTGCTGCCCCTGGGGATGAAGGGAAGGAAGCATGTTAGGTGAGACAAGCAGCAATAATGGCCTTAGAGCTTCAGAACAGCACAAAAGGACTTACTGGGGCTCCTGTGAATCCAATTGTGCCATTCCCAGGAGGGCCATCTTCCCCCTGGGAAGGAAGGGAGCAATAGGTGAGATAATGAAAAGCAGATCCATTAGATAGCACAGCAGCTTGGGCAATTGATCTCCAGCAAAATGGGCAGGAAATATGGTACTGGCGGGTTGGACACTGGTCCAGGCAGGTAAAAAGGCCACTTTGCCTGTGTGTGACCTGCACAGCCACTGAGAGGCTAGTGACACTGTCCCTCAGCGACTGGGGCTGGGACCAGACAGAGGATGGCTCTTGGAGCCTACAGATGTGATGTATATTCCAAAGCAGGCTGCTTGCAAGTTTTCCAGGCATCTCCTCTGTGTATGGACAGAGTTTCTTGACTTCCTGAGCTGGATGATGCTGTGTGTCCTGTTGGACACCCTTCCCAGCATGGCATGCAACCCCCTCTGTGCAAATCCCACTCACCCTTTCTCCCATCAGGCCAGGGTCTCCAGGCAGCCCAGGTGCTCCAGGCAATCCCTTTGGaccctggaaagagcagaagcagcagtcaATCAGTGCACACACTATCCTTTGAGCTGGGAACGTGATGTCTTCTGAGGAAAACAGCTACCATCACGAGCCCATCATGGGACGTTTTTACTCATACAAGAGCAATGCAAAGCCCACAGATGGTTTTGTGATGGGAAGCTCATGGTGTGGCTGTACCCTCTCCATGGAATGGCTTTTGGCAGGTAGGGAATAAAGGCAGCCATGGCCTTAAGGACCCATATGTCTGCCAGGAAGCTAGCAGCTGAGTTTGTACCTACAACAGGTTTTCAAGATCCCAGGGATTTAGGGACAATCCTAATGGGCATCATCTCCTGTTCTCTTCATTCCCTCCCCTCAGAAAATGCAGTGATGAAGAAGCACTCACCTCATTGCCGCGGGGGCCATCATCTCCCCTATAGCCCTTGGGTCCTGGGGGTCCAGCCTCACCCTAAGGAATCACAAAGAGATCTCACAATGGGGATTTGAGGTTGATTAACACGGGGTTAATGCAGATGGGAAGatgcttcagaaacacagctggGTTGTACGGTGGCATCGCATCGGCTGTACCAGAGGTGCCACAGGGGCAGAGAATGGTCCTTGGGGATGCAAGTCATCCTAAAGGTGACACAGACATCCCCTATATCTTCTGCTTAGTGCCAACAGCCCTCTGCAGGGTTTATTTGCCAGAAGATTGGTAACAATGGTGGGTAACAACCATGTAATGATGCTCTTCCCATGCGGATGCAGGCTCCTGGAAGCACTTGCTTAGTGGTACCCGGGCTTCAGCATTGCAGtggtggctgccccatccctggcagtgttcaaggccaggttgaacgaggcttggagcaccctgctctagtggaaagtgtccctgtctgtggcagagggttggagttgggtgagctttaaggtcccttcctacccaaaccaggctgggattctatgtggGTAACAGAGGATTTAATATTACACAGTGCAGAGCCCTGAACCGTTCAAGGGCATGTGAGCCTATCTCTGCACAAAAGTCCAGAAGAGAGCAAGCTGGGAGGAGGGACAGGACCTCATGACTGTTCACATCAGCCAAAGCTGGATCCACAGCACCCTTGGCTCACACAGTGCAATTCCCTCATGGCCCTGCAGGAGTTCATGAAGATGCAGGATTCTGGGTCAAAGAATCTtaagcagttccatgtccattACCTTTCTGGGTGTGACAAGAACCATGTGAGGGATGGGGCACCATGGCCAGGATGAGAGAGGGACCTCCAAACCTGCCCATGAGGATCATGCTGACCTTTAGCTTCTCTCGGATGGAAAGAGGATAATAGAGAGTCACAGGTTAGTGGGACCCCTTTCCCCTTGCCAAGACAAATAGGGTCTGAGAGCCAGAGTTTGCAGATTGcatggcttgaaatgcactcgTGGTTGCCAAAGCCCTGCACTTGCCCAAGCCCGATTACTCATTTAGTTCTAATCTGGCCAAGCAAAAGCATTCTTTTGGAGCTGATGGAAAGAAAACTCTTGCTTTGCATCTGCTTTTGAAATCCCCCTGGAGCAGTGGAAGCACAGGGGCAAGTCCCTGGCCTGGAGAAGCATTGGAGCTGCTTCTGTAATGCGTCCTCCTCTGATGGGGGTTTGTCCCAAGTTCAGTGCTGGGGAGGTTAAAACCATGTCCCACAGGCTCAGGAACAGCAGGGAGAACTGCTCCTTCTCCTTTGTCCTCCTCCCCAAGGGAAGACTGGATGGAAGCAGGATCTATCCCAACCTCCATGcttgcacacacacatctcCCAGGCTTGCTTCTGGCATCTTCTGTGCAGTCCTTCTGCCTTGAACCTTGAATGAGCCTCTACCACTTGGAGAGCGGCTCCAGCCCTCCTTCCTTTGCTGGtgtctgcctgcagcactggtccatcacacacacacatccttcTTCCCATGGCCACCTCCCACCGTGGCAGCGTCCCCATGCAGCCCATGCTGGGGATAACATGAATGCAACAGTGGCTGTCCCATGCTCCACATTTCCTTCATGGCTCTTCAACACTTGGTCGACCATAAAGGAGTTCAAATGCTTTGTCTTTATCCTCACGCTGGTGTCCATGTTTCAACCTTCATGGAAGTCCTGCTCCACCAGTGTGGGAACGTTTGTGTCAGTCATTTCCCTGTACCTTGGGCTCCATCACAACTCTGATGGTGTGTGGAGAGAAGCTGTCCCACAGAGCCCTCTCCAAGGGTGCTGGCTTGCTTAGCTGCAAAGACCCTGTTGGCCGTTGCAAATCAGTGCTGAAGGATTAACCCAACAACCATGAAGGATTAACCCAGCAACACCTCCAGGCCCAGACTTTGGGAAGAAAGAGCCTGTAACTGAAAGCATGGGATGCTTTCCTCAGGCTGGAGGTAGCCCGGAAAGCCCGTGGGGTCTAAGATCTGTTCCTTGAGGCACACAAGGACAACAGAGCCCAGAACAGGAGAGCCAGGCCTTGCAGCAAGCAGACTTGAGGAGAGCTGGCTTTGGGACAGATATCTCTGCAGATGCCAAGGATGTCAGGGACACTGCTGGGGCCCCATCAGGCTTATCCTCACTAACACAAGATACCCCATTGACTCCCTTGACCTACGTGACATTTTGTACATCACTGCTGCTTGtgcttgcccatttccaaaTCTGTCGGACATGTTGGCATGTGTTCCCATGGGATTGGGAAATGGCATGGAGGTTGCTTCATCTCAATTCTTGCAGCCTTATCCATATCCACACTTCTCTGAGAAATCCCTGTCTCTTtccaccagctttgctgcccagTCTGAAAGATGCTGTGGCATCAGTCAAGCCCCTGGCCCCACTCTTCCCAACAGCTCCAACCACTTCCACTTGGGATCCAGAAGGTTAAACCAAGATCTTACCTGGTCTCCAGGTGGTCCGAGGGGTCCTTCCCGCCCTTGGTCACCTGGTGGTCCAGGCTCTCCCTGAGAATGCACACAGAAGGTATGAGGAACCCAAAGAGGGACAAGCATAGGGTACAAAGGGCCCTGGCATGTAatggggagcagggatgcagcactgaTGGCACATGCTGGATAGGAACTGGGAGAGAAAACTATCAGAGGTATTGGGAAAGCAAAGACAGACTGGCGTGGCCAGCTCGAAGCCAAGAAGACAGCCCCAAGAGGAAGACCTGGAGGGTGGGAGTGCTTCCCTCTAGGCGGAAGGTTTCAACCCATTTTGTGccagaaaagcaaatacatgCAGGGGTCCACTTTGCAAAGCTTCTGCAGATACACAGAGAGGATCTCAAAGCCACAGAGTGGCTCTTCCCAACCACATTCTGCATACATGGTGCTGCTGTCCCCATGCACAGGCAGAGATTCCTGTCTAGCATACTGCTTCCTCCACCCCCTCTTCCTCCACTCTGCTGTTCTGCTGGAGCTATGGGAGTTTCCAAAGGAATGATCTAGTAGTAgatggggggggacacacaccaTTCCCACATCTCACCGCTGgtgctctcccctctccttcaCCAACACTCAGCACCCTGGGTTGGCTCCAGGCACCTTTCCCATCTAAACTCACAACAATGAgccttgagcattgccagggatgcggcagcTTCTCTGGCCAGCACCTCACCcccctcatagggaagaacttccttaatCACACCTGACTTGCCCAAAGCTGTTCTTTGCAGGCTGGAAGCTTGCGGATGCCTAGAGCCAAACAGTAAATACAAAACACAACTTCCAAAGGGCCCTGAGCATCAGGGAAGGACGTTTCTGGCGAGGTTACACAGCCTCGTGCTTGAACTGGAACTTGGAAGGAAGCAGCCCATGGTCTGCTGAACAGTTTAACTCCAGGACACTGGCGTGCTCCATCTCCTGCACACATCTGCCCCGCACACCATGGGGAGCAGCAAGTGCTAAACACGAAGGGGGAAGCTGCCATAAGTGGACTTTTATCCCCTTCCTGGAGCTAGTAATGGGCAGAAGACCAATGCTGGTGGTACTGGGACACCCGTTGGGATGCTACTGCTGGCTCCCACTGCCCCAACCCCCTTGGCCCCTCACCACATGTTTGTTCTGGCCTGCTGAGTGCTCCGCTGCCTGTCCCTCCCATGCTCATGTTCAGTGACTCATGCCCTGACAGCAGGAAAAATACTTTCCTAGTGATTCCCGCCCAAAAAGGAGACGGAAGGGTGTTCCTGCACACACTGCCCAGTGGCATCTGTACCAATGGTACCCCATGCAGAGCACCCAGAGGACACCTCATTCTCCTTGCTCTCCCATCAACTGGTGTTTGCTCTCTGCCTGCTGGGCACGCTCTCCTCTGGGTTTTGGCTGCATGGTGATGAGCTACCAACATAAAGGGGTGATTGCTGGAGAGACACCACCAGGTCCCCCCCTTGGCTGGCAGGGAAAGGCACCGAGCTTGCCTGTAGGCCCACAGGCTGGTGGAGGTCACCACTGGCCACCTATTTCCAGCCCCTGGCTGCTAAGTGTGACCCTGCTTTGCAAGCACAAAAGCTGCCCCATGGATGCAGTTACCGGCTCTCCTCTTGGTCCACGGTCACCCGGTGAGCCCAGGGCTCCTCTTTCTCCATTGCTGCCCTGCAAAGAGATGGGAGGACAACAAATCAGGACCATCCTCTCATTGCCCACCTCTGAGCAGCCTCATCCCCAGCCCTCCTCATTCATGTCCTTATCCATGCCCTGCCAATGTGGTGCCTGGTGTCCTCACTTACCCGTTCTCCAGTAGGACCATCCGGGCCTGGAGCACCCTACGTAAGAACAAGAGGGGAGGTCAATATGTGGTGGGGGTGGCTGGCAACATGCATGGATGGGGGGCATGGTGGGCAGAGGACTCACTTCATCACCCGTTTCTCCTGCTGGTCCAGGCTCCCCCTGGTTCCCAGCAGCACCCTGTATGAGCAAGCCACAAGCAATTAGGACCAGTGATCATGTTTTGGGGTGAAGCTTTTACCTTGGACAAGCTCTGCTTCAAAgccaaggatggagcagagGATGCTCATGCATGGGTGCTTCACCCACCTTCTCTCCAGGGCTGCCGGGAATTCCCTGTCGGCCAGGTTTTCCATCATCGCCAGGCTCTCCCTTCACAAGGACACAAGGCACAGTCAAGACTGCATCCCGCATTCAGCATGCAGCAGTGGATTTCGGCTCCCACAAAGGCCATCAGGAGCCTTTGGTGTACTCCAAGCCCCCCATTCACAGCGGATCCCCCCCAACCTGCCCAGCACAAGCCACCTTTTCACAGCAACACCCCCCAATATCTCAGGGGTGTTGTGGGCACCATGGGAGCCACATAAGGTGGTGGCCATAGGCTTGCTCCATAGGCAAGAACACCAGCAATGGGTAAGTCACCACCTCTCCTTGCAGGAGAGGGattcccagcatccctccttCCATGTGAGGATGGGCAGAGTGGCTCACCTTTCCTCCCTTGGGCCCGTAAGCACCAGGATCTCCCTTcggtccaggtgggccttgagcTCCCTGTTGAAAAAAGGCAGCATCACTGacaacaaaaccagcatcacCATCTGTAGGGAACTGGGCACTGAGCAAGCATCCCAGCATCCAACATCACTATCTGTGAGGAAATGGGCATGGAGCAAGCATCCCAGCAGCCAGCATCACTATCTGTGAGGAACTGGTCATGGAGCAAGCATCCTGGCTCTTAGCTCCCCAGCAGGATGGGAATGTGGACTCCGGAGCAGTGCAGGGATAGCATGGTACTCATGGAGCCATGCAAGCATCACTGTTGACTACAGTGCCCAAACACTGAGGAGCTCAGgttgaaacagcagcaaaggtgGTTGTTGGGCTGCTGAGGATGGACTGCAGTGATTATGGGTACCACTATGGATGTGTCATCCTGGGAGCACAGAAACAAGGAGGGAAAGTGAAGAAACAcaatgcccagagaagctgtggctgccccatctctggcattgttcaaggccaagttccAACCACAGCAACTACCTCCCAACAGGTCCCCTTCTTGGGAATCTCCCCATTTCCATGCACTATCCATGCACTATCCATGTTTGTTCTCATGCAGGGGGCACCCGCAGTACATACATCAAATCCAGGTGAGCCTTTGCAGCCTGGTAACCCGGGGTATCCAGCTTCACCCTGTCAGACAAAGAAGGAGTCTCCATGAGCAGTGTGCCCATGGGAAGACACCCCTCCCTTCATCCTATATCTCCCAGATAGCCAGAAGGGACATCCCAACCCTGTCCCTGGCTTGCAGGTGAACCAGATCTCCATTGCCCCGTGTGGGTCACATTGTTCCCAGATCCCTCAGTGGACTTGGAGGGCCCTCAGGCTAAGCAGGGTGCCCCAGCCTGGAGATTTACCTTCATGCCATCGATGCCATCGATTCCACGCCTGCCTTTCTCACCCTGAAATGAAGAACAGCTTCCATGAAGACCATGATGCCCCAGGCATCATCCACAAAGAATAGATGGTGCAAAACCAGAGACTGACCTTGGCTCCCTTGGCTCCTCTTGAGCCCTGCAAAGGTAAGGAGAGAGATGTCAGGCCCTGCACAGAGCAGATCTGTCCCCCCACTGTGCTGCAGTCCCCATGCCAGCATGGGCTGATGGTGCAGGTATTCACCCTGAGCACCACCAGTCCTTCCTGCTGTGTCTGCCTTGTGCCCACTGCATGGTGCTTGTCTAATCCCTAAGGCTGCGTTGGCTCACAACTTGCTGATCCACTTGGATCCCTGCTCCTAGCATGAGGGATGGATGCGCAGGCACAAAGCGGACCGCAACACCATGCAGCTGGGGTAACCAAGCAGGCGACACAGATCTTCCCTCAGCATCCTTGCTGTCCTCACCTTTTCTCCTCGACTTCCTTTGTCACCCTAGAGATAGAAGGAGAGAGTAAAATGGGAGGATGAGAATGCAGCACAAAGCCTGTGGCCCATCTAGAACCACCCGTGACCCTGCAACCCCATGTACCTTCATTCCTTGGTAGCCAACAGGTCCCATGTCCCCTGGCCTGCCCTAGAGAATAGAAACATGGTGTTAGGGATGCAGacatcatcaccaccatcaccatgGGGCAGTTTCACCCCAACCACCATAGCGGAGGCTCTCCCATGTCTTCCTACGTGGAAGCATGGGACCCTTGTGGAGGGCAGAGAGGACCTGCCTTCACCTCCACCATCTCCAGCCCTTCCGGAGGGTGATGGGAAATGGGTTCTCTGGGACACACTTGgatgaagggaaggaaaaaggccTGGCAATGGGGGTTTCCAACTTGGGAATACGTGGGATGAGTAAGTGCCCACTCACGTGTGTGGGAGAAACACACCTCCTAAAATAAGTGTACCtaatgaaagaaggaagggaggagaagggaaataGTTTCCTCATGCTATTAGCTTACTATTTACCAAAGGCTCCCCTGTAACACTGCTGTGCTTGTGTCAGAGGGAGCCCAGAGTCCACCCCTGGGCTGGCACACATGAGTCAGAGATGTGTCCTCCAGGCTATATTGGGTGAGGAACAAGGAAGCCTTGTAGCAAGAGGAGGGGCCACCCCGCTGCCCACCAGAGGCCACTGCTTGGCAGGGTGGCTGTGGAGGGAGACACTGGACCGTGACCATGGAGACAGGAtgatgcaggagctggtggggaTGTGCTCAAGAGGTCAGGCCAGAAGTGGCCAATAGAGTCACCAGCGCTGGTTCTTTACTTACTGGGTCTCCAGCCACTCCTTTCTGGCCAGGAAGACCTGGTTTGCCCCTTTCTCCCTGCAATACAGGACAGAAATAGAGTTAGCTCCTCATCCCCAGGAACAGAACAATGACCTGTTGAAAGGAGAACaaggagggcagcagcagcaatgcccCATGGATGTGGGGAGCAGATGATGCCATGATGGGAGCATGGTGCACGTCCTTattctgcctgtggcagcaggttggagctagatgacctttaaggtctcttccaacccaaatcatgctatggttctatgatccaTCTCTCCATAGGTCAGTGCTAAGGTACCAAAGACCCCATGGGTGTCTGAGTATCCCACCTCCTGGCCACAGTCAATCCCTCACCTCATGGCCTGCATCACCAGGAGGTCCAGGAGGCCCTCGGGGAGGCTGTGGAAGGGAGATGTGGGTTAGACCAGCCACCAAGGCACAGCCTGGAGCTATGGGGATGCGAGGGGAAGGGGACAGGGGGTCTCAAAAGCCCAAACTCACCTGACACTCGAAGGAGCAGCACTgcccaaagaggagaaaacagcatTATAGATACAGCAGGCAGCACCCAGGGCTGCCTGCAGCGGAGGGCTGTGCCATTGAGCCCCTGTTTGGCTGTGGTGACCCACAGGGGACCCGCTCAGGCATAGTGCTGGGGTGGAACACTCACCGATTGCTCCGTGTTAACCTTCTGCAAGACAAGACAGCAAAGGGAGGGGGTTTGAGAGGGATGGGTGAGCCCCACGGGAAGGGatgggctggggaagggggtgctgggtgctcaCAATCATATCGATGATGGTGTTGATGGTCTCCTCCACGTCGAGCTCCCGTGTTGGCTTCAGGCTGGTGGCAGTGAAGTTGCGGCGGTAGGCATGGTCCGTGGCGATGATGTTGAGCCGCTGGTCCTATGGCAGGGAGGGCACAGTGACACCTGCAGGTACCCATGCAGGACCCATCCCCACGGGGGACCTGCATCCTTCCCTCCCAGAGCATCTTTTGTCGTActggggtctttggggtcccATTGGGAACCCCTGCAGGGAGCATCATTGCTGCATGGTCCCTACCAGGTGGTTGGGGGAGATGGCGACGGAGAACACTTTGATTCCCAGATGTTTGGCTTCATTGGCAGCATCATCCAGGCCTCCACAAGGCTCCTTGTACCCTTCCAAGGGGTGTCCATCAGTCACCACGATGAGGTATTTATTCTCCTTGTGATGGGAGCCACTGCAAGGGTTTAAAACACCAGATTTAACTGATTCCGCTGGAGAAGAGTGGCTTCGGTACCTCTGGACACACTGCAGACTATGGCCAAGGGATGCCCTCATCCCAGAAAAGCAGGAGTGCTAGGAACCTGTCACCACCATGTCCATTTTGTGCTTAGGTGACCTCCTATCCCATCCTGGGATACGGATAGGAGCTCCCAACGCTGATCCACCACGGCCACACCACCAGCATCACCCACTGCCTTACCCAATGAGCAGCTCCTCAATGCCCCGCTTGATGGCACAGTCAGTGTAGGTGCCCTTCCCAATGTAGTTCACAGCTGAGACACGGTTCTTCAGCTCATTCTGGCCAGTGGGCATTGAGGTGAGACTCTTGATGAGCACGACCTCGTCGCTGTAGTGCAGTGCTCCAGCATTCCACACCAGGTTGCGGTCACAGCGGTAGTACCTGCCCGGATACACCAGCATAGGGGCTATTAGGACCTTCACTTGCACCCTGCCATCACTCCCACTGCATCTTCATTGGCTCGCTATGCCAAACATCATAGGGCTTTACTAGggctcctgctctcctgcaaGCAGGGATGTGCTTTGCATGCAAAGCCCAGCCACAGAACCACAGGAACAGGTCTGTTTGGAAGGGCAAATGGGTGCCCAAAGGTCGGATAGTTGGGTACAGAGGCTTCCTGAAGAGGTACCAGGCTGCAATGGGTGGATCTGAGCAGGAGAAGCTGAGCCAGACAGGGAAACACCACATACAGGACTGTGACGAGATTTCCACTGCTGGATGTGTTAAAATCaaagcatcatagaatggttaagattggaaagagccttaagatcatttagttcatctcaatctctcctctgtcagtttgAACCAttcacccctcatcctatcactacagtccctgatgaagagtccctctccagcatctttgtaggcccctttagatactggaaggattCTATACCTCCTGCAGAAGGATGCTCTGATGGATCAGTGTGTCCTGTGCACTGACACAGCCTGCATCTGAGTGCTGGGTTTGACATCAGAGGTGCCCTGCTCCCACCCAAGCACCCAGGTTGTGGTGGGCCTGAGCAGCTGGTGGCATGAGGATCAGCATCACTTTGGCACTACAGAATAACCACCCATATCTGCCACCGCAGGAAGCTGTTGCTTTCCAGAGGGAGTGCAGGCAGCCCTGCTAAAGGCCAGAATGGGATGGCTGTGGactgggagagggaagagatctgcctcccccccccccgcccccccccattATTAACATCCctgcttttcccctctccctccacAAATGGCCAGCCTCAGCATCCCACCCAGCACCAAGGTTGGTCCCTGGAGCATCCTGGCCAAACCCCCAGGGGAtgtacctgcttgtcagcttatCAATGAACCGGTTGGTGAAATCTTTCACTTGGGAAACCAAGTCCCCAAAGGGCTTCACCCTAAGGGCAACACTCTCCGAGGTGTCCAGCACGAAGAACAGGTCCACAGGACAGTCTGGGAAGAAGCGGAGAGGCAGGATTGGGATAGTGGCCCTACTGTATTGCCTCCCTGAGCTGTGTTAAGGGGGCTGTGCTCACATCCTAACCCCACACAAGCACAGACACGGCTGAGATTGCTCATTTTGGCATCAAGGGTAAACCAGATATTAAAGCATCACTTTGTGAAAGCATTTAACAGCTTTTCTCTCCGTGTTTAGCCATTTACATTCAGAGAGTGTCTTTGCAAGACCAATACTGGTTATATAAAATAACATGCAGATGCAGCTTAAAAAGCCATAAACCCAATGGCAGTGAATGCAAACTAGGGATTTTCTGGCACATCCTGGCACAAATACCACTTTAGGAGAGAGCAAAAGTGAAAACACTTCTTAACAGCCAAACAGCAATGTCAAACCAAAACTGGTTCAGAAAGCTAAACCGATATCGGTGTTATTCCCTCTCCTACATCCTATGGCTACTGGCAACACCTCCCAAGGCAGAGCCAAGGAGAAAGAGCCTAAAAAGCATTAGAAGTGGGCACTTGCTACAGATCCCTCTCCTCAGCAAACACAATGTCCCAACATAGCTGTGCGCTGCAGCAGAGGCATCCGCCCAAGAGGGGAACAAGCAACCGGACTTCTCTGCTGGTCCCAAGAGGAATAAAGCACACAGGGAAAGAGAGCCTGGACTTACCTTCAGTGTTTGCGACCCGGGTGGTGATTTCTGGGCGCTGAGCCCACGATTCCCCCCCCAGGAAGCCGGCCAGGAGCAGCAAAGTGAATACAAAGTCTTGCAGGATCATTGTGCTCGGCTCAGATTTCCATCAAGCTGGAAtgaagcaggaaataaaaggcagggaaggagaaggcgGCAGCCGGGAGATGCCTCGATCCGGAGGCAGGAGTCGctgaagatgtatttttccCACTTTTCCCCCCTTGCTTCCGTAGGAGGAAGGGCAGGCGAAGGGTGAGGAGGAGacttcccagccccagcactgaggGAGGGATCAGGGGATGTCAGCTCTGAGTCAGGAACACATGAGGCACCTCTCCTCACCCTATCTGTGGATGTCGCTGTACCTGCGATTGCACCCTGGCAGCCAGCGCCTCATATGAAGGGAGCCCAGCATCAGCATCTACATCCCCACTCCGTGGGGTTTACCCTGCTCTatggagcagggaagggatCAGGGCACCAGCCACACTGCTCCCTGACcaaggaaactgaggcaggaggaCAGGCATTCCCATTGCATCCCCACCTGCATGGGAGCTGGCTGGTGTTGTCCTGATAACCAGGAGAGTCCCAGCAAAGGGAAGAGGTGGAGCTGTCCCACCCAGGGATGGGGGCATTATGGAAGCACCACATTTTGGGAGAAGAACCTCTCTAACTTCAGGGCTTTCAACTCAACCCAGCCATAAACTTGAGGGATAAGCTGAGTAAGGAGGGTGGAAAGGTGTTCCCTTGCCcatgggttggaactggatgttctttatggtcccttaaaacccaaaccaggctgtgctTCTACAGGAAACCCCACAGACTGGAAATAACCCCTTTTCCCCTAAGGCCATGCTCAGGGCTGAGAGCAAGGATGGGGTTCAAGTTGTCAAACCCAGGAGGTAGAAGCAGAAGCACAAGCCCTTAGGGATGCTCGAGATGAGCATCTTCCCATCCTGTAGGGTGGCAGGACATGCATCTCCATGGCCAGTACTGGAGATGAGTGCTACCCTGCTGAACTCAGACCC from Lathamus discolor isolate bLatDis1 chromosome 3, bLatDis1.hap1, whole genome shotgun sequence encodes the following:
- the COL6A1 gene encoding collagen alpha-1(VI) chain, translating into MILQDFVFTLLLLAGFLGGESWAQRPEITTRVANTEDCPVDLFFVLDTSESVALRVKPFGDLVSQVKDFTNRFIDKLTSRYYRCDRNLVWNAGALHYSDEVVLIKSLTSMPTGQNELKNRVSAVNYIGKGTYTDCAIKRGIEELLIGGSHHKENKYLIVVTDGHPLEGYKEPCGGLDDAANEAKHLGIKVFSVAISPNHLDQRLNIIATDHAYRRNFTATSLKPTRELDVEETINTIIDMIKVNTEQSCCSFECQPPRGPPGPPGDAGHEGERGKPGLPGQKGVAGDPGRPGDMGPVGYQGMKGDKGSRGEKGSRGAKGAKGEKGRRGIDGIDGMKGEAGYPGLPGCKGSPGFDGAQGPPGPKGDPGAYGPKGGKGEPGDDGKPGRQGIPGSPGEKGAAGNQGEPGPAGETGDEGAPGPDGPTGERGSNGERGALGSPGDRGPRGEPGEPGPPGDQGREGPLGPPGDQGEAGPPGPKGYRGDDGPRGNEGPKGLPGAPGLPGDPGLMGERGEDGPPGNGTIGFTGAPGQQGDRGDPGINGTKGYVGPKGDEGEAGDPGNDNPNPGPMGIKGAKGHRGPEGRPGPAGPVGPPGPDECEILDIIMKMCSCCECTCGPVDLLFVLDSSESIGLQNFQIAKDFIIKVIDRLSKDERVKFEPGESRVGVVQYSHDNTQELVAMGDANIDNIGALKQAIKNLNWIAGGTYTGEALQFTRDNLLRRFTSDKRVAIVITDGRSDTLRDPTPLSSLCDVTPVVSLGIGDIFRNPPNPDHLNDIACLSRPTRPGLSIQRDNYAELLDDTFLQNITSYVCQEKKCPDYTCPITFSGLADITLLVDSSTSVGSKNFETTKKFVKRLAERFLEAGKPADDSVRVSVVQYSGRNQQKVEAQFQHNYTVIAKAIDNMEFINDATDVNAALRYVTGLYQRSSRAAAKKRVLVFSDGNSQGITARAIERAVQEAQQAGIEIYVLAVGSQANEPNIRVLVTGKSADYDVVYGERHLFRVPDYSSLLRGVFYQTVSRKIAVD